The following nucleotide sequence is from Streptomyces sp. NBC_00237.
AGGCCGCCCCCGGCTCCATCTTCAAGGTCATCCCGACGACCGCCGCCGTCAACGCCGGATACGACTTCAACGGCAGCTACCCCTGCCCCAGCTCGTACTCCATCGGCGGTCAGACCTTCACCAACTACGAGTCCAAGGGCCACGGCAACATCAGCCTCGGCGGCGCACTCGAAGTCTCCTGCGACACCGTCTACTACGCCCTCGCGCACCAGCAGTGGCAGCGCGACGGCGGCACCAAGCCGAAGAAGAACGCCAAGGACTGGTTCTACAAGACGGCCCACCAGTTCGGCCTCGGCAAGGAGACCGGAATCGACCTCCCCAACGAGGTCAGCGGACGCGTCCCCGACCGCCAGTGGAAGCAGCGGTTCTGGTCGGCCAACAAGGACGCCTGGTGCAAGCAGGGCAAGAAGGACGGCAGCTTCGTCGAGAAGATCGCCTTCGAGAACTGCATCGACGGCAACCAGATGCGCGCGGGTGACTCCGTCAACTACTCCATCGGACAGGGCGACACCCTCGTCACCCCCATACAGATGGCGTCGATCTACGCGAGCATCGCCAACGGCGGCACCATCCACACCCCCTCCGTCGGCAAGGCCGTCGTCAGCGCCGACGGCAAGAAGGTCACGGAGATCAAGCCGAAGACGCAGGGCCGGCTTCCGATGAACGCGAGCACGCACAAGTTGATAGACGAAGCCCTCGCGGGAGTCGCCACCCGGGGCACCGCCGCCTGGAGGTTCCAGGGCTGGCCCCAGGACAAGATCCCGATGCACGCCAAGACGGGTACCGCCGAGGTCTACGGCAAGCAGACGACCTCATGGTTCGCCACGTACACCAAGGACTACTCGATCGTCATGACGATCGCGCAGGGCGGCACCGGCTCCGGCGCCTCGGGACCTGCCGTCCGGAAGATCTACAACGCGCTCTACGGGCTCGACAAGGACGGCAAGTTCGACCCGAAGAAGGCACTCCTGCCCGAGCCCCAGAAGAACCTCCCGAAGATCGAGGCGGACGGCTCCATCGACGCACCCGACATCAAGCCGTACGTCCCCGTGCCCGACGAGCCCGTCGAACCGGTCGGCGTCGCGGGCCCGCCGCCCGCCAACACCGGCGGCAGGGGCGGCGGCAACCCGGGCGCCCGAGGCACCGGCATCCAGAGGGTGGGTGACTGACCATGGCAGGCAGCACCCACGGCTTCTCCGTCCAGCGGTACGCGCCCGAGCGCGGCGCGTTCGCCAAACTCACCGCACGCGACTCGGTCCTGCGCAGGCTCGACTGGCCCCTGCTCCTGTCCGCGCTCGCACTGTCGGGCCTCGGCGCCCTCCTGGTGTGGTCCGCGACCAGGGGCCGCGACACCCTCAACCACGGCGACCCGTACTACTTCCTCTTCCGGCACCTCATGAACACCGGCATCGGCTTCGCGCTGATGGTCGGCACGATCTGGCTCGGCCACCGCACCCTGCGCGGCGCGGTGCCGATCCTCTACGGGCTCTCCGTCGTCCTGGTGATCGCGGTCCTCACCCCGCTCGGCGCGACCGTCAACGGCGCGCACGCGTGGATCGTCATCGGCGGCGGATTCTCCCTCCAGCCCTCCGAGTTCACGAAGATCACCATCATCCTGGGCATGGCGATGATGCTCGCCTCCCGGGTCGACGCCGGCGATCAGGCCAACCCCGACCACCGCACGGTGCTCAAGTCGCTGGGCCTGGCCGTCGTACCGATCCTGATCATCATGCTGATGCCCGACCTCGGCTCGGTCATGGTCATCGCCATGATCATCCTGGGGGTGCTGCTGGCCTCCGGAGCCTCCAACCGCTGGATCTTCGGCCTGGTCGGCGCGGGCGTCCTCGGCGCCGTCCTGGTGGCCGTCCTCGGCCTCCTCGACGAGTACCAGATCAACCGCTTCGCCGCCTTCGCCAACCCCAACCTCGACCCGGCGGGCGTCGGCTACAACACCAACCAGGCACGCATCGCCATCGGCTCCGGCGGCCTCACCGGCACCGGTCTCTTCAAGGGCTCGCAGACCACCGGACAGTTCGTCCCCGAACAGCAGACGGACTTCGTGTTCACCGTCGCGGGCGAGGAACTCGGTTTCCTCGGCGCAGGCGCGATCCTCGTCCTCCTCGGCGTCGTCCTGTGGCGGGCCTGCCGCATCGCCCGCGAGACCACCGAGCTGTACGGCACGATCGTCGCCGCCGGAATCATCGCCTGGTTCGCCTTCCAGTCCTTCGAGAACATCGGCATGACCCTCGGCATCATGCCGGTCGCGGGCCTGCCGCTGCCCTTCGTCTCCTACGGAGGATCCTCGATGTTCGCCGTGTGGGTCGCGATCGGACTCCTCCAGTCGATCCGGGTGCAGAGGCCGATAACTGCGTGATGGCGTGCCCCTGTCTGGGGCGCGGCGATCCGTCTAGATTCATGTCATGGCGGACACCAAGCGCGAGATCGAGCGAAAGTACGAAGCCACCACGACCGACACCGAGGGCGAACCCCGGCTGCCTGACTTCCACAAGGTGGCCGGGGTTTCGTCCGTCCAGGACCGGGGCGTCGTCGACCTCGACGCCGTCTACTACGACACCGACGACCTGGCGCTGGCCGCCCACGGCATCACCCTGCGCCGCCGCACCGGCGGAGACGACGCGGGCTGGCACCTCAAACTCCCCGTCGCCCCGAACGTACGGGACGAGATCCGCCTCCCCCTGACAGCGCCGACGGCAACAGCGGACACCGTGCCGCGCCCCCTGTCCGCCCTGGTGCGTGCGCGCACCCTGGGAGAGCCACTGCTGGCGACCGTACGGCTGAAGTCCTCGCGCCAGGTGTGGCACTTGCGGGACAACGCGGGGGAACTGCTCGCCGAGGCCAGCGTGGACAGAGTGACCGCGCAGCGGCTGGGGGGAGCGGGCGCGGACACCTCCTTCACGGAGATCGAGGTCGAACTCGCCGACGACGGCGACCCCGCCTTCCTGGACGCCGTCGACAAGAGGCTGCGCAAAGCGGGCGTACGACCCTCCCAGTCGCCGTCCAAACTGGCCCGCGCCCTCGCGGAGACCGGCGGCGGTCCGGCGCAGGCACCAGCACAGGCGCTCGAAGAAGGCACCACCGCTGGTGCGCACGTCCTCGCCTACGTCCGTGAACAGGCCGAGGCGATGGCAATCTACGACCCCGCCGTACGCCGTGACCTTCCCGACTCCGTCCACCAGCTCCGCGTCGCCACCCGCCGGATGCGCAGCGCCTTCAAGACGTACCGGAAGGTCCTCGACCGCACCGTCACCGACCCGCTCGGCGAGGAACTCAAGTGGCTGGCAGGCGAACTGGGCGTCGACCGCGACCAGGAAGTCCTCACCGACCGCCTCCTGAGCCGTCTCTCCGCCCTCCCGCGCACCCTCCTGCTGGGCCCTGTGCGCGGACGTCTGCGCATCTGGTCCGTCGCCCGGCGCAGTGGCTCCCGGCGCCGCACCGTCGCCGTCCTCGACGGGAAGCGCTACCTGGAACTCCTGCGCTCCCTGGACGCCTTCCTCGCCGACCCGCCCCTGCGGGCGGCGGCGAGAAGGAACGCCACGACCGTCCTCCACCAGGCCCTCGTCAAGGACCACGCCCGCCTCGCCGACCGCACCGAGCACGCCTTGGCGCTCCCGCCGGGCGCCGAACGCGACCTCGCCCTCCACGACGCCCGCAAGGCCGCCAAACGCCTGCGCTACGCGGCGGAGTCCGCCCGCCCCGCCCTCGGCAAACCCGCGAACAAGCTCCGCAAGAGGGTCAAGGAGGTCCAGAGCGTGCTCGGCGACCACCAGGACAGCGTGGTCGCCCGCACCGAACTGAGGAACCTGGCGATCCAGGCACACGCGGCGGGGGAGTCCGCCTTCGTCTGGGGCCTGCTGTACGGCCAGGAGGAGGCGAGGGCGGCGGACCGCGAACGGGAGCTGCCGGGCGTGTGGGGGAGGGTGCCGGGCATCTAGCCCGCCCCGGCGGCGGGCGCGGCCCGGGAAGGCGCGAGGGCGGGTGGGGCACCGGCAGCGAGGGCAACCGGCACCCCGACCGCCCGCGCGTTCCTACCCACCCTCCCGGCCGCGTTAGGCTTGAGGGTCCCCCTGCCCGCTCATGAGAGACACCGCGATGCCTGTTGAGTCGGTCTTCCCCCGCCTGGAAGCCCTCCTGCCGCACGTGCAGAAGCCCATCCAGTACGTCGGCGGTGAACTGAACTCCACCGTCAAGCCGTGGGAGAGCGCGGACGTCCGCTGGGCGCTCATGTACCCGGACGCGTACGAGGTCGGGCTCCCCAACCAGGGCGTCATGATCCTCTACGAAGTGCTCAACGAGCAGGACGGCGTCCTCGCCGAGCGCACCTACAGCGTGTGGCCCGACCTCGAAGAACTGATGCGCAAGCACGACGTGCCGCAGTTCACCGTGGACGCCCACCGCCCGGTGAAGGCGTTCGACGTGTTCGGCCTCAGCTTCTCCACCGAGCTGGGCTACACGAACATGCTGACCGCCCTCGACCTCGCGGGCATCCCGCTGAACGCCGCCGACCGCACCCTCGACGACCCCATCGTCCTGGCGGGCGGCCACGCGGCCTTCAATCCGGAGCCCATCGCGGAGTTCATCGACTGCGCGGTCATCGGCGACGGCGAGCAGGCCGTCCTCGACATGACGGCCATCATCCGGACCTGGAAGGCGGAGGGCCGCCCCGGCGGCCGCGAGGAAGTCCTCTTCCGCCTCGCCAAGACCGGCAACGTCTACGTCCCGGCGTTCTACGACGTCGAGTACCTTCCCGACGGGCGCATCGCCCGCGTCGTGCCGAACAAGTCCGGCGTGCCGTGGCGCATCTCCAAGCACACCGTCATGGACCTCGACGAGTGGCCCTACCCCAAGCAGCCCCTCGTCCCGCTCGCGGAAACCGTCCACGAGCGCATGTCCGTAGAAATCTTCCGCGGCTGCACCCGCGGCTGCCGTTTCTGCCAGGCCGGCATGATCACGCGCCCCGTGCGGGAGCGAAGCATCACCGGCATCGGCGAAATGGTCGAGAAGGGCCTGAAGGCCACCGGCTTCGAAGAAGTCGGTCTCCTCTCGCTCTCCTCCGCGGACCACACCGAGATCGCCGACATCGCCAAGGGACTCGCGGACAGGTACGAGGAAGACAAGATCGGCCTCTCCCTCCCCTCGACCCGCGTCGACGCGTTCAACGTGGACCTCGCCAACGAGCTGACCCGCAACGGTCGCCGCTCGGGCCTCACCTTCGCCCCCGAGGGCGGTAGCGAGCGCATGCGCAAGGTCATCAACAAGATGGTGTCCGAGGAAGACCTCATCCGCACGGTCTCCACGGCGTACGGCAACGGCTGGCGTCAGGTGAAGCTGTACTTCATGTGCGGCCTGCCCACCGAGACGGACGAGGACGTCCTGCAGATCGGCGACATGGCGGTCAACGTCATCGCCGAGGGCCGCAAGGTCTCCGGGCAGAACGACATCCGCTGCACCGTCTCCATCGGTGGTTTCGTGCCCAAGCCGCACACGCCCTTCCAGTGGGCGCCGCAGCTGAGCGCCGAGGAGACCGACGAACGCCTCACCAAGCTCCGCGACAAGATCCGCGGCGACAAGAAGTACGGCCGTTCCATCGGCTTCCGCTACCACGACGGCAAGCCCGGCATCGTCGAGGGCCTGCTCTCGCGCGGCGACCGCCGCATCGGTTCGGTCATCCGCGCCGTCTACGAGGGCGGCGGCCGCTTCGACGGCTGGCGCGAGTACTTCTCGTACGACAGGTGGATGCAGGCCGCGGCCAAGACGCTGCCCGAGTACGGCGTCGACGTCGACTGGTACACCACCCGCGAGCGCACCTACGAAGAGGTGCTCCCCTGGGACCACCTGGACTCCGGTCTCGACAAGGACTGGCTCTGGGAGGACTGGCAGGACGCCCTGGACGAGACCGAGGTCGAGGACTGCCGCTGGACCCCGTGCTTCGACTGCGGCGTCTGCCCGCAGATGGACACGTCGATCCAGATCGGCCCGACGGGCAAGAAGCTGCTGCCCCTGTCGGTCGTGAAGTAGTTCCGAAGTAACAGACGCAGACGCAGGCGCAGAAAGGGTCCGGCCGGAGGAGCGCACCTCCGGCCGGACCCTTCTTCGTGCGCCGGGGGAGCATCCGAACGGGGCGTCGCAGCGTCCTGAACGGGAAACGGGGGAGGACCGTCCATGGATCTCGACAAGCGACCACAGCAGCCGGCGCAAGCACCGGCACAGGTGCCCGCGCAAGCACCAACGCAGTCACCAGCACAGGTGCCCGCACAGCCACCAGCACCGGTGCGCGGCGCACAGCCACCAGTGCAGGTGCCCGTTCAGCAGGAAGGCTGCCTGACCGCCTTCGTCCGCATTCCGGTCCGGATCGTCGTCCTCGTCCTCGTCGTACCCGTACGAGTGGTCTGGGACCTGCTCCGCGCGGGCGGCGAACTCCTGCGCAGGGGCGTCCTGAACCCCCTCGGCGGCGCCCTGGCGTGGCTCGGCCGCACGCTCCTGGTGATCCCCGCCGTCTGGCTGTACGAAGCGGTGCTCACCCCTGTCGCCCGCGCGCTGGGGTGGCTCGCCCGAGCGGTGTTCGTCACACCGTGGGCCGCCCTGTGGCGACACGCCATCGTGCCCCTGTCGCGATGGCTCTACGGCGCTGTGCTGACACCCCTCGGACACGGGCTGCGGTGGCTGGGACAGCTCCTCGGTGCGGCGGGCGCGGCGGTGGGGCGCGCCCTGGGGGCGGCCCTGAAGTTCCTCGGCACCTGGCTGCTGATCGCACCACTGGTGGCGCTCTGGACCTGGGTCCTGAAGCCGCTCGGGCAGGGCCTGGGGTGGTTGGGCCGCACGCTCCTGGTGACCCCCGCCGTCTGGCTGTACACAGCGGTACTCACCCCCCTCGGCCACGCGGTCGCCTGGTGCGTGAGGATCCTGCTCGTCGCACCGCTGGTGTGGCTCTGCAGGGAGATCGGATCGGCCCTCTCTATCTGCTGGCAGGTCGCCGGGTACGTGTCCCGGGCGCTCGGCCGCGCGCTGAAGTGGCTGGCGTGGAACACCCTGGGCCGCCCCGTGGCCTGGACGTACCGCGAGGTGATGACCCCCGTCGGCCACTGGGTCCGTGACGGCGTCTGGCGGCCTGCCAAACGGGCCGCCGCGGCGGCGGGCCGTACGGCACGGGAGGCGGTGCGCTCGGCGCTGTCCGCCGTGCGGGAGGCACGCCGTGACCTCTGGCGGGGCCTGGTGGGCGGCACCGCCCCCGCCCCCACCCCAGCCCCGGTCAGCGCGTCCGTGGACAGCGAGCCCCCCGTGCTGGAGAAGCGAACCTCCTAGACCTCCGCCCACCTCAGGAGTGGATCATCCCGGCCCCGGGAACCACACGGCCCACCGGCGCGTACTCTGGGTAGTACAAAGACCGCCCCCGGCGCAGCAGCCACCTCCGAGACCCCCTGCTCAGCAGGGCCGGGCCGGACGCGAACCGCCGCGCGGGGACACCCCACAGGACTGTGGGCGCGCGGAAGACGCGCCGCCCCGCACCGAGGAGAAGAACCACTGGGCAAGCGACAGCCCGAAGGCCCGCCGCCCGCACCGGCGGTGCAGCGCATCCGACTGCGCTACACCAAGCGAGGCCGCCTCCGGTTCACCAGCCACCGAGACTTCCAGCGCGCCTTCGAGCGGGCCCTGCGCCGAGCCGAGGTGCCCATGGCGTACTCGGCCGGTTTCACCCCGCACCCCAAGGTGAGCTACGCCAACGCGGCCCCCACCGGCACCGGCTCCGAGGCCGAGTACCTGGAGATCGCCCTCACCGCGACCCGCGACCCGCAGACGCTGCGCGGACTGCTCGACGAGTCGATGCCCGACGGCCTCGACATCATCGACGCCGTGGAGGCCCACACCTCCGGCCTCGCCGACCGCCTCACCGCCTCCGTCTGGGAGCTGCGGCTGAACGGCGTGAGCGGGGAGGAGGCCGCCAAGGCCGTCGAGACCTTCCTCGCCGCCGAGACCGTCGAGGTCCAGCGCCGCACCAAGAACGGCATGCGCAGCTTCGACGCCCGCGAGGCCGTCGTGGAGATGGCATCCGTACCGCTCTCCGAGAGCGTCGCCCGCCCACAGGGTGAGGCAGGAGATAGGCCCACGGCGGAGCCCTGTGCGATACTGCGGCTGGTAGTGCGGCACATGACACCCGCCGTACGACCCGACGAC
It contains:
- the mrdA gene encoding penicillin-binding protein 2, whose amino-acid sequence is MSNIPETGRTPRVTIRLIVLQILVFSLLLTLGGRLWYLQIRNGQEYTDEAKNNHVQQVVQPAVRGSILDARGVPLADNETKLVVSASRTELMKMKDDGKAVLTRLADVLDMKAKDVTDKVRLCDSKTPQPCWNGSPYQPIPVTNKATTQQALQIRERAEDFPGITAEPTAVRRYAAPGKANTAQVLGYLSPVTDAEIEKAKDSDSPYLRSDQVGRSGLERTYDKELRGKAGVTRYEVDNLGRVIGRAKADKAEPGANVVTSIDARVQAVAEYELLDAMKEARKGFDKNTNTNYKADAGAVVVMEAKTGRVVAMASNPTYDPNAWVGGISGKDYAALTGKDSNFPLLNRAIQAQAAPGSIFKVIPTTAAVNAGYDFNGSYPCPSSYSIGGQTFTNYESKGHGNISLGGALEVSCDTVYYALAHQQWQRDGGTKPKKNAKDWFYKTAHQFGLGKETGIDLPNEVSGRVPDRQWKQRFWSANKDAWCKQGKKDGSFVEKIAFENCIDGNQMRAGDSVNYSIGQGDTLVTPIQMASIYASIANGGTIHTPSVGKAVVSADGKKVTEIKPKTQGRLPMNASTHKLIDEALAGVATRGTAAWRFQGWPQDKIPMHAKTGTAEVYGKQTTSWFATYTKDYSIVMTIAQGGTGSGASGPAVRKIYNALYGLDKDGKFDPKKALLPEPQKNLPKIEADGSIDAPDIKPYVPVPDEPVEPVGVAGPPPANTGGRGGGNPGARGTGIQRVGD
- a CDS encoding CYTH and CHAD domain-containing protein → MADTKREIERKYEATTTDTEGEPRLPDFHKVAGVSSVQDRGVVDLDAVYYDTDDLALAAHGITLRRRTGGDDAGWHLKLPVAPNVRDEIRLPLTAPTATADTVPRPLSALVRARTLGEPLLATVRLKSSRQVWHLRDNAGELLAEASVDRVTAQRLGGAGADTSFTEIEVELADDGDPAFLDAVDKRLRKAGVRPSQSPSKLARALAETGGGPAQAPAQALEEGTTAGAHVLAYVREQAEAMAIYDPAVRRDLPDSVHQLRVATRRMRSAFKTYRKVLDRTVTDPLGEELKWLAGELGVDRDQEVLTDRLLSRLSALPRTLLLGPVRGRLRIWSVARRSGSRRRTVAVLDGKRYLELLRSLDAFLADPPLRAAARRNATTVLHQALVKDHARLADRTEHALALPPGAERDLALHDARKAAKRLRYAAESARPALGKPANKLRKRVKEVQSVLGDHQDSVVARTELRNLAIQAHAAGESAFVWGLLYGQEEARAADRERELPGVWGRVPGI
- a CDS encoding TIGR03960 family B12-binding radical SAM protein, with amino-acid sequence MPVESVFPRLEALLPHVQKPIQYVGGELNSTVKPWESADVRWALMYPDAYEVGLPNQGVMILYEVLNEQDGVLAERTYSVWPDLEELMRKHDVPQFTVDAHRPVKAFDVFGLSFSTELGYTNMLTALDLAGIPLNAADRTLDDPIVLAGGHAAFNPEPIAEFIDCAVIGDGEQAVLDMTAIIRTWKAEGRPGGREEVLFRLAKTGNVYVPAFYDVEYLPDGRIARVVPNKSGVPWRISKHTVMDLDEWPYPKQPLVPLAETVHERMSVEIFRGCTRGCRFCQAGMITRPVRERSITGIGEMVEKGLKATGFEEVGLLSLSSADHTEIADIAKGLADRYEEDKIGLSLPSTRVDAFNVDLANELTRNGRRSGLTFAPEGGSERMRKVINKMVSEEDLIRTVSTAYGNGWRQVKLYFMCGLPTETDEDVLQIGDMAVNVIAEGRKVSGQNDIRCTVSIGGFVPKPHTPFQWAPQLSAEETDERLTKLRDKIRGDKKYGRSIGFRYHDGKPGIVEGLLSRGDRRIGSVIRAVYEGGGRFDGWREYFSYDRWMQAAAKTLPEYGVDVDWYTTRERTYEEVLPWDHLDSGLDKDWLWEDWQDALDETEVEDCRWTPCFDCGVCPQMDTSIQIGPTGKKLLPLSVVK
- a CDS encoding TIGR03936 family radical SAM-associated protein yields the protein MQRIRLRYTKRGRLRFTSHRDFQRAFERALRRAEVPMAYSAGFTPHPKVSYANAAPTGTGSEAEYLEIALTATRDPQTLRGLLDESMPDGLDIIDAVEAHTSGLADRLTASVWELRLNGVSGEEAAKAVETFLAAETVEVQRRTKNGMRSFDAREAVVEMASVPLSESVARPQGEAGDRPTAEPCAILRLVVRHMTPAVRPDDVLSGLRAVADLAPPVPAAVTRLAQGLLDEESGTVTDPLAPDREAMQAGSTTAPAPAAAKAPEGSGSA
- the rodA gene encoding rod shape-determining protein RodA, which translates into the protein MAGSTHGFSVQRYAPERGAFAKLTARDSVLRRLDWPLLLSALALSGLGALLVWSATRGRDTLNHGDPYYFLFRHLMNTGIGFALMVGTIWLGHRTLRGAVPILYGLSVVLVIAVLTPLGATVNGAHAWIVIGGGFSLQPSEFTKITIILGMAMMLASRVDAGDQANPDHRTVLKSLGLAVVPILIIMLMPDLGSVMVIAMIILGVLLASGASNRWIFGLVGAGVLGAVLVAVLGLLDEYQINRFAAFANPNLDPAGVGYNTNQARIAIGSGGLTGTGLFKGSQTTGQFVPEQQTDFVFTVAGEELGFLGAGAILVLLGVVLWRACRIARETTELYGTIVAAGIIAWFAFQSFENIGMTLGIMPVAGLPLPFVSYGGSSMFAVWVAIGLLQSIRVQRPITA